Proteins co-encoded in one Bacillus sp. FSL H8-0547 genomic window:
- the rpsC gene encoding 30S ribosomal protein S3, which produces MGQKVNPVGLRIGVIRDWESKWFAGKDYANLLHEDIKVREYINQRLSDASVSKIEIERAANRVNITIHTAKPGMVIGKGGTEVEALRKALNSLTGKRVHINILEIKRADLDAKLVADNIARQLENRISFRRAQKQTIQRAMRAGAQGIKTMVSGRLGGADIARSESYSEGTVPLHTLRADIDYGTAEADTTYGKLGVKVWIYRGEVLPTKKKKEEGGK; this is translated from the coding sequence GTGGGTCAAAAGGTAAATCCAGTCGGTCTTCGCATTGGTGTTATCCGTGATTGGGAATCTAAATGGTTCGCTGGCAAAGATTATGCTAATCTTCTGCACGAAGACATCAAAGTTCGTGAATATATCAATCAGCGTTTAAGCGATGCATCTGTTTCAAAGATTGAAATCGAGCGTGCTGCTAATCGCGTGAACATTACGATCCACACTGCTAAGCCAGGTATGGTTATCGGTAAAGGCGGTACTGAAGTTGAAGCACTTCGTAAAGCTCTTAACTCACTAACTGGCAAGCGTGTACACATCAATATTCTTGAAATCAAGAGAGCTGATCTTGATGCTAAACTAGTAGCTGACAACATCGCTCGTCAACTTGAAAATCGTATTTCATTCCGTCGTGCTCAAAAGCAAACAATCCAACGTGCTATGCGCGCAGGTGCACAAGGAATTAAAACAATGGTATCTGGTCGTCTTGGCGGCGCTGATATCGCTCGTTCTGAAAGCTACAGTGAAGGAACAGTTCCACTTCACACACTTCGTGCTGATATTGACTATGGTACAGCTGAAGCTGACACTACTTATGGTAAATTAGGCGTTAAAGTTTGGATCTATCGTGGAGAGGTTCTTCCTACTAAGAAGAAAAAAGAGGAAGGAGGAAAATAA
- the rplP gene encoding 50S ribosomal protein L16, with protein MLLPKRVKYRREHRGKMRGRAKGGTEVHFGEYGIQALEASWITNRQIEAARIAMTRYMKRGGKVWIKIFPSKPYTAKPLEVRMGSGKGAPEGWVAVVKPGKVMFEIAGVSEEVAREALRLASHKLPIKTKFVKREEIGGESNES; from the coding sequence ATGTTGTTGCCAAAACGCGTTAAATATCGCAGAGAACACCGTGGAAAAATGCGCGGTCGTGCTAAAGGCGGTACAGAAGTTCACTTCGGTGAATACGGCATTCAAGCTCTAGAAGCTTCTTGGATTACAAATCGTCAAATTGAGGCAGCTCGTATTGCTATGACTCGTTACATGAAACGTGGCGGTAAAGTCTGGATCAAAATTTTCCCTTCTAAGCCTTACACGGCTAAACCTCTAGAGGTCCGCATGGGATCCGGTAAAGGTGCTCCTGAAGGCTGGGTGGCAGTTGTAAAACCAGGAAAAGTAATGTTTGAAATTGCTGGTGTATCAGAAGAAGTAGCACGCGAAGCATTGCGTCTTGCATCTCACAAATTGCCAATCAAAACAAAATTCGTTAAACGCGAGGAAATTGGTGGTGAATCAAATGAGAGCTAA
- the rpsS gene encoding 30S ribosomal protein S19 encodes MGRSLKKGPFVDEHLFKKVEKLNESEKKQVIKTWSRRSTIFPQFIGQTIAVYDGRKHVPVYVTEDMVGHKLGEFAPTRTYKGHAADDKKTRR; translated from the coding sequence ATGGGCCGTAGCTTGAAAAAAGGACCATTCGTAGATGAGCATTTATTCAAGAAAGTTGAAAAGTTAAACGAGTCAGAGAAAAAACAAGTAATCAAAACTTGGTCTCGCCGTTCTACTATTTTCCCGCAATTCATCGGTCAAACGATCGCTGTATATGACGGTCGCAAGCATGTTCCTGTATACGTTACTGAAGATATGGTAGGACACAAACTCGGTGAGTTTGCTCCAACACGTACGTATAAAGGCCATGCAGCTGACGACAAAAAAACAAGACGCTAA
- the rplV gene encoding 50S ribosomal protein L22 — protein sequence MQAKAVARTVRIAPRKARLVIDLIRGKQIGEAVAILRHTPKTASPIIEKVLKSAVANAEHNYEMDINNLVVTEAYVGEGPTLKRFRPRAMGRASAINKRTSHITIVVSEKKEG from the coding sequence ATGCAAGCTAAAGCCGTTGCAAGAACAGTACGTATTGCTCCTCGTAAAGCTCGTTTAGTAATTGATCTTATCCGAGGAAAGCAAATCGGTGAAGCGGTAGCGATTCTTCGCCACACACCTAAAACTGCTTCTCCAATTATTGAAAAAGTTCTAAAATCTGCTGTGGCAAACGCAGAGCACAACTATGAAATGGACATTAACAACCTGGTTGTAACTGAAGCTTATGTAGGCGAAGGTCCAACTCTAAAACGTTTCCGTCCACGCGCAATGGGCCGTGCAAGTGCCATCAACAAACGCACAAGCCACATTACAATCGTTGTATCAGAAAAGAAGGAGGGATAA
- the rpsQ gene encoding 30S ribosomal protein S17, producing the protein MTERNNQRKVYTGRVVSDKMDKTITVLVETYKKHSLYGKRVKYSKKFKAHDENNQAKIGDVVKIMETRPLSATKRFRLVEIVEEAVII; encoded by the coding sequence ATGACTGAACGCAACAACCAGCGCAAAGTCTACACTGGACGTGTAGTTTCTGATAAAATGGATAAAACGATCACTGTTCTTGTTGAAACGTATAAGAAGCATTCTTTATACGGCAAGCGTGTTAAATATTCCAAAAAGTTCAAAGCTCATGATGAAAACAACCAAGCTAAAATCGGCGATGTGGTTAAAATCATGGAAACTCGCCCATTATCAGCTACTAAACGTTTCCGTCTAGTTGAAATTGTTGAAGAAGCTGTTATTATCTAA
- the rpmC gene encoding 50S ribosomal protein L29 yields MRANEIRDLTTAEIEQKVKSLKEELFNLRFQLATGQLENTARIREVRKSIARMKTVITEREIAANNR; encoded by the coding sequence ATGAGAGCTAATGAAATTCGTGATCTTACCACTGCTGAAATTGAACAAAAAGTAAAATCACTGAAGGAAGAGCTGTTCAACCTTCGCTTTCAATTGGCGACTGGACAACTTGAAAACACTGCTCGCATTCGTGAAGTACGTAAATCGATCGCTCGTATGAAAACTGTGATCACTGAAAGAGAGATCGCTGCTAATAATCGATAA
- the rplD gene encoding 50S ribosomal protein L4: MPKVALLNQSGSNVGEIELNDSVFGIEPNQHVLFDAVIMQRASLRQGNHKVKNRSEVRGGGRKPWRQKGTGRARQGSIRSPQWRGGGIVFGPTPRSYAYKLPKKVRRLAIKSALSTKVQENNILVLEDLLMNAPKTKEMTAILAGLSVEKKALIVTADVNESVALSARNIPGITVLEANSINVLDVLNHEKLVITKAAVQKVEEVLA; encoded by the coding sequence ATGCCGAAAGTAGCATTATTAAACCAAAGCGGATCAAACGTTGGTGAAATCGAACTAAATGATTCTGTATTTGGTATCGAACCTAATCAGCACGTTTTATTTGATGCGGTTATCATGCAAAGAGCTTCTTTGCGTCAAGGAAACCACAAAGTAAAGAATCGTTCAGAAGTTAGAGGCGGAGGTCGCAAGCCTTGGCGCCAAAAAGGTACTGGACGCGCTCGTCAAGGATCTATCCGCTCACCACAATGGCGCGGCGGTGGTATCGTATTCGGTCCAACACCACGCAGCTATGCTTACAAATTACCTAAAAAAGTTCGCCGCTTAGCGATCAAATCAGCTTTATCTACAAAAGTACAAGAGAACAACATTCTAGTATTAGAAGATCTTCTAATGAATGCTCCTAAAACAAAAGAAATGACTGCTATCCTTGCAGGACTTTCAGTTGAAAAGAAAGCATTGATCGTTACTGCTGATGTAAACGAATCTGTTGCACTATCTGCACGTAACATCCCTGGCATTACAGTTCTTGAAGCTAATTCTATTAATGTACTTGATGTACTTAACCATGAAAAGCTTGTTATTACGAAAGCAGCGGTGCAAAAAGTAGAGGAGGTGCTTGCATAA
- the rplC gene encoding 50S ribosomal protein L3, with protein MTKGILGKKIGMTQVFTEKGDLIPVTVIEAAENVVLQIKTVESDGYAAVQVGFSNKREKLSNKPAKGHVAKANTAPKRFVREFRGEAGEYEVGQEVKVDIFSAGDTVDVTGISKGKGFQGSIKRHNQSRGPMSHGSRYHRRPGSMGPVAPNRVFKNKLLPGRMGGEQVTVQNLEIVKVDAERNLLLIKGNVPGPKKSLITVKKAVKSN; from the coding sequence ATGACCAAAGGAATCTTAGGTAAAAAAATCGGTATGACTCAAGTGTTTACTGAAAAAGGCGATCTTATCCCGGTAACAGTAATTGAGGCTGCTGAAAACGTAGTTCTTCAAATCAAGACTGTTGAAAGCGACGGCTATGCTGCTGTTCAGGTTGGTTTCTCAAACAAACGTGAAAAGCTTTCTAACAAGCCTGCAAAAGGACACGTTGCAAAAGCTAATACTGCACCTAAGCGCTTCGTAAGGGAGTTCCGCGGAGAAGCTGGTGAGTATGAAGTTGGTCAGGAAGTCAAAGTTGATATTTTCTCTGCTGGAGATACAGTAGATGTAACAGGAATCTCAAAGGGTAAAGGTTTCCAAGGCTCTATCAAGCGCCATAACCAATCTCGCGGACCTATGTCACATGGTTCTCGTTACCACCGTCGCCCAGGTTCAATGGGTCCTGTTGCTCCTAACCGAGTATTCAAAAACAAATTATTGCCAGGCCGCATGGGCGGAGAGCAAGTAACTGTTCAAAACCTTGAGATCGTGAAAGTTGACGCTGAGCGTAACCTTCTATTGATCAAAGGAAACGTACCTGGTCCTAAAAAATCACTTATCACAGTGAAAAAGGCTGTTAAATCTAACTAA
- the rplB gene encoding 50S ribosomal protein L2 produces the protein MAIKKYKPTSNGRRGMTVSDFAEITTDKPEKSLLAPVHRKGGRNNQGKITVRHQGGGHKRQYRIIDFKRDKDGIPGRVATIEYDPNRSANIALIHYADGEKRYILAPKNLEVGLQVVSGPEADIKVGNALPLQNIPVGTVIHNIELKPGKGGQLVRSAGTSAQVLGKEGKYVLVRLNSGEVRMILATCRATVGQVGNEQHELINIGKAGRSRWLGIRPTVRGSVMNPNDHPHGGGEGRAPIGRKSPMTPWGKPTLGYKTRKKTNKSDKFIVRRRKK, from the coding sequence ATGGCGATTAAAAAGTACAAACCAACCTCAAATGGTCGTCGCGGCATGACTGTTTCTGATTTCGCTGAGATTACTACAGACAAACCGGAAAAGTCATTACTTGCGCCTGTACACAGAAAAGGCGGTCGTAACAACCAAGGTAAAATTACTGTACGTCATCAAGGCGGCGGTCACAAACGTCAATACCGTATTATCGACTTCAAACGCGATAAAGATGGTATACCAGGACGCGTTGCTACAATCGAGTATGATCCGAACCGTTCTGCAAACATTGCACTTATCCACTATGCAGATGGTGAGAAAAGATATATCCTTGCTCCAAAAAACCTTGAAGTAGGTTTACAAGTTGTTTCTGGACCAGAGGCTGATATTAAAGTAGGAAATGCACTTCCACTTCAAAATATCCCTGTAGGTACAGTTATTCACAACATCGAACTTAAACCAGGCAAAGGCGGACAATTAGTACGTTCTGCTGGTACTTCTGCACAGGTTCTTGGTAAAGAAGGCAAATACGTTCTTGTTCGCTTGAACTCTGGTGAGGTTCGCATGATCCTTGCTACTTGCCGCGCTACAGTTGGTCAAGTAGGAAACGAGCAGCATGAACTTATCAACATCGGTAAAGCTGGACGCTCTCGCTGGTTAGGTATCAGACCTACAGTTCGTGGTTCTGTAATGAACCCTAACGATCACCCGCACGGTGGTGGTGAAGGTCGTGCTCCAATCGGACGTAAGTCTCCAATGACTCCTTGGGGTAAACCTACTCTTGGTTACAAAACTCGCAAGAAGACAAACAAGTCCGATAAATTCATCGTACGTCGTCGTAAAAAATAA
- the rplW gene encoding 50S ribosomal protein L23, giving the protein MKDPRDIIKRPVITELSTDLMTEKKYTFEVDVRANKTQVKDAIEAIFGVKVEKVNVLNYKGKYKRVGRYTGLTNKRKKAVVKLTADSKEIELFEV; this is encoded by the coding sequence ATGAAAGATCCTCGTGATATTATTAAGCGCCCCGTAATCACTGAACTTTCAACGGACTTAATGACTGAGAAAAAGTACACGTTTGAAGTTGACGTTCGTGCTAACAAAACTCAAGTGAAAGATGCTATTGAAGCAATCTTTGGCGTAAAAGTGGAGAAAGTTAACGTTCTTAACTACAAAGGCAAATATAAGCGTGTAGGTCGTTACACAGGTCTTACTAATAAACGCAAAAAAGCAGTTGTTAAATTAACAGCTGACAGCAAAGAAATCGAACTATTCGAAGTCTAA
- the rpsJ gene encoding 30S ribosomal protein S10: MAKQKIRIRLKAYDHRILDQSAEKIVETAKRSGANVSGPIPLPTEKSIYTILRAVHKYKDSREQFEMRTHKRLIDIINPTPQTVDALMRLDLPSGVDIEIKL; the protein is encoded by the coding sequence ATGGCAAAACAAAAAATTCGTATTCGTTTGAAAGCATATGATCACAGAATTCTTGATCAATCTGCTGAAAAGATCGTTGAAACAGCAAAACGTTCAGGTGCTAACGTTTCTGGTCCGATCCCGTTGCCAACTGAAAAATCGATTTACACGATTCTTCGTGCGGTACACAAATACAAAGATTCACGTGAGCAGTTCGAAATGCGCACACACAAACGTTTAATCGACATCATCAACCCAACACCACAAACTGTTGATGCATTGATGAGATTAGACTTGCCGTCAGGCGTTGACATTGAAATCAAACTTTAA